A single Anopheles maculipalpis chromosome 3RL, idAnoMacuDA_375_x, whole genome shotgun sequence DNA region contains:
- the LOC126565181 gene encoding protein pinocchio isoform X2, with translation MSVASVQAPHLADLCSSLSRTSLSMSSSLSDLVGSPSLGAVFDFHSSDAVLTIEELREQLGSCYTCGVSWTEDQVSLDCTECGGYSLERPCLICEGICGQLWKRDFTMSHACGKSRWQGVCTKFPAQMIQLQSSAPLSSCASFGSHHQLATGCAAAANNGSNSTASQQHFLQQELCARLEKLSANAHS, from the exons atgTCGGTAGCCAGCGTACAAGCACCCCATCTGGCGGATTTGTGCAGCTCACTGAG CCGCACCAGCCTGAGCATGTCGTCGTCATTGTCGGATCTGGTCGGCAGCCCATCGCTCGGTGCCGTGTTCGACTTCCACTCGTCGGACGCCGTGCTAACGATTGAGGAACTGCGCGAGCAGCTTGGCTCATGCTACACTTGTGGCGTGTCCTGGACCGAGGATCAGGTGTCGCTCGATTGTACCGAGTGCGGTGGTTACAGTCTCGAACGCCCATGCCTTATCTGTGAAGGCATCTGCGGTCAGCTGTGGAAGCGTGATTTCACCATG AGCCACGCCTGCGGTAAATCACGCTGGCAGGGTGTGTGCACCAAGTTCCCGGCCCAGATGATTCAGCTCCAGTCGTCGGCACCGCTTAGCAGTTGTGCCAGCTTCGGTAGCCATCATCAGCTTGCGACCGGTTGTGCTGCTGCCGCCAACAATGGATCGAACAGCACCGCCAGCCAGCAGCATTTCCTGCAGCAAGAGCTATGCGCCCGACTCGAGAAGCTTTCCGCGAATGCACATTCGTAA